Proteins found in one Zea mays cultivar B73 chromosome 1, Zm-B73-REFERENCE-NAM-5.0, whole genome shotgun sequence genomic segment:
- the LOC103650390 gene encoding uncharacterized protein, with the protein MCPDCKDVRVFAANTTYSNNVGKRFFKCPRKNRRNGTCDRFWFEEEYLVFLQDNGYLPSTSSTIAAGSTTKVPELVGKIDSLEQNLNKVTEMVSKNRDGMGSLICLVCGCVNVTVLLVFAIFLVVAFVLK; encoded by the exons ATGTGCCCAGATTGCAAGGATGTGAGGGTGTTTGCTGCTAATACCACGTACTCCAATAACGTTGGAAAGAGATTTTTCAAGTGTCCTAGGAAGAACCGTAGAAAT GGGACATGTGATAGGTTTTGGTTCGAGGAAGAATATTTGGTGTTCCTTCAGGATAATGGATATCTACCGTCAACATCCTCCACCATTGCAGCAGGTTCGACAACCAAGGTTCCTGAGCTCGTGGGAAAAATTGATAGCTTAGAGCAAAATCTGAACAAGGTGACGGAAATGGTTAGCAAGAACAGAGATGGCATGGGAAGCTTGATTTGTCTCGTGTGTGGATGTGTGAATGTAACAGTACTCCTGGTGTTTGCCATCTTCTTGGTTGTAGCTTTTGTGTTGAAGTAG